The DNA sequence TCTTCATTGTTTAGCTGAATTTGTTTTGCCGTAATGGTTATCAAAGTGTTAAATTATGGCATTTCTATGCCACTTGTTATGTCATAATTATATCACGAGATATCGGAGGAATATAAAACAACTCATGTTATAAGAATGACTCGcatcaatttcttcttttaagAGTGATTTGGACAAATTTCTTTCCCCTTGGAAATACTTTCTAATGTAACACAATGAGATACTTAAAGAAAATGTAACACAGATAATTGTTAACAAAAAACTCTGTAATTTACAAAACTCAAGTAATAGAATCTGTTTTCTACCACGGGGTACATTTTGAAATGCTAGCAAATGTTCTGAGGGTTGGTGAGAATGTCCCAGGCTTGTTGATACTTTGTGGCTTAAACTGCTGTCAGCTCATGTTGAGTGTAAGAgatcattaatttattgtattacATTTTATGCATATCGGCTCTGTTCTGATTCTTCAGGTTGAGGAAAACATCTGCAAGTTTGCCAAGAAGGGTCTGTCACCATCTCAAATTGGTGTCATTCTTCGTGATTCTCATGGGATTGCTCAGGTGAAGAGTGTTACAGGGAGCAAGATTTTGCGGATATTGAAGGCCCATGGTGTGTAGATTTTCAATGCTGTTCTGGTGTGTGTTCTGCTTTTAGAATGGAAGAGAAATGTTCGgttttacattattattttttccatattttcagGACTTGCTCCTGAAATTCCTGAGGATCTGTACCACCTCATCAAGAAAGCAGTCTCCATTCGCAAGCATTTGGAGAGAAACAGGAAGGATAAAGATTCTAAGTTTAGGTTGATTCTGGTTGAGAGCAGGATCCATCGCCTAGCTCGCTACTACAAGAAGACAAAGAAGCTGCCACCTGTATGGAAATAGTAAGTATCTGTACCTTTTCCCGATTCATATGACCATCTTATTAGAGAAGCTCAATGTTCTTAAATATAAATGCTGAAAAGGCTGTAGAGTTGTAGAGAATTGTTCAGGCAGAGGCATTATTGATGGCCAGCAATGTGTATGCCTTGATCTGTTGCACATGTTATTCCTGAGCAAAAGTTCTAGTTTCTATTACACAGATTTCTTGTAG is a window from the Juglans regia cultivar Chandler chromosome 7, Walnut 2.0, whole genome shotgun sequence genome containing:
- the LOC108981103 gene encoding 40S ribosomal protein S13-like encodes the protein MGRMHSRGKGISASALPYKRTSPSWLKISYQDVEENICKFAKKGLSPSQIGVILRDSHGIAQVKSVTGSKILRILKAHGLAPEIPEDLYHLIKKAVSIRKHLERNRKDKDSKFRLILVESRIHRLARYYKKTKKLPPVWKYESTTASTLVA